A window of Oncorhynchus tshawytscha isolate Ot180627B linkage group LG10, Otsh_v2.0, whole genome shotgun sequence contains these coding sequences:
- the LOC121847580 gene encoding uncharacterized protein LOC121847580, whose product MAANIPLPAVMKLSGDWSTNWDTFRGEWEDYALATGLLEKEDEVVAATLRTIMGTECRHVYKHNLNLTAAQQGNAIAILDALEHYFTPAKNVIYERYVFGCCKQEDGESIDSFVTRLREKAATCDYGALRDELIRDTIVLGITDEGTRRRLLRERDLTLVLAVETCRAAELTDIRIRSMELERQHTDNVNATFRQPVKKFPFTTANANTTANSAVDNPNTCRYCGISHGRGKEHCPASGKICKSCGTANHFARVCMKSKRKEGKVHSMGTNTDEGNGSTEDIYVSECIGAVRAKGQKWFVTLLLNNKPQQCQLDSGASCNVMSLKDKRRLAPRDKLTQSSTKLKLYSGQFMTSLGLFVTECVLRGQKYTLEFEIVEGQPVAFASRDVLSLNIK is encoded by the exons ATGGCAGCGAACATTCCCCTTCCCGCCGTTATGAAGCTCAGCGGGGATTGGAGCACGAACTGGGATACGTTTAGAG gtgAATGGGAGGACTATGCGCTAGCAACGGGACTTCTGGAAAAGGAAGATGAGGTAGTGGCTGCCACTTTGAGGACTATAATGGGAACTGAATGCCGACACGTATACAAACACAACCTGAACCTAACAGCAGCTCAGCAAGGTAACGCTATAGCTATTCTTGATGCTCTTGAACATTACTTTACGCCAGCAAAGAACGTCATCTACGAGCGTTATGTTTTCGGTTGTTGCAAACAGGAGGACGGGGAGTCCATTGACAGCTTTGTCACTAGGTTAAGGGAAAAGGCAGCTACATGTGACTATGGTGCTTTAAGAGATGAACTGATCAGAGATACGATTGTGCTTGGCATAACTGATGAGGGTACCCGCAGACGTTTGCTGAGAGAACGTGACCTGACGCTGGTCTTGGCAGTGGAGACATGCCGTGCAGCAGAGCTTACTGATATACGGATAAGGTCCATGGAGCTAGAAAGGCAACATACGGACAATGTCAATGCTACATTCAGGCAGCCAGTAAAGAAATTCCCCTTTACCACAGCTAATGCTAATACTACAGCCAACTCTGCAGTAGACAACCCCAATACATGCCGATATTGTGGCATTTCTCATGGACGAGGAAAAGAACACTGCCCAGCCTCTGGAAAAATATGCAAATCCTGTGGTACAGCTAATCACTTCGCAAGGGTCTGCATGAAAAGCAAGAGAAAGGAGGGTAAAGTGCACTCCATGGGAACAAACACAGATGAAGGGAACGGCAGCACAGAGGATATATATGTTAGCGAGTGCATAGGGGCAGTGAGGGCAAAAGGACAAAAGTGGTTTGTCACTCTGCTACTTAATAATAAACCACAGCAATGCCAGCTAGATTCAGGGGCCTCATGCAACGTTATGAGCCTTAAAGACAAAAGGAGGCTCGCGCCCAGAGACAAACTCACACAGAGTAGCACCAAGCTGAAACTGTATTCAGGCCAGTTCATGACCTCTTTAGGCCTGTTtgtgacagagtgtgttttaCGTGGCCAGAAATACACCCTTGAGTTTGAAATAGTTGAGGGCCAGCCTGTGGCATTCGCCTCTAGGGATGTGTTGTcat TGAATATCAAGTGA
- the LOC112259898 gene encoding cytosolic phospholipase A2 gamma, whose amino-acid sequence MLQPRDTPKTVRLSHSINDEEGKYVTLRKTLIKKWLKGQGFNCELEDVPNIALLGSGGGERAAVGMLGSLHQLEQDNLLGSLLYMCGVSGTTWCMSSLYSDPALSLSERCDEMIKKLRGPKVNLSKAVEWLKLRKEESQDFNLTDFWGAFTASYFMKEMHTRCLSEDTHIIKPYPIYSAIELDCRKQDDTKGVWFEMTPYESGFSGLGAFIPTSCLGSKFEGGALREKRKEMDMVLLQGICGSTFADKQINNDEVVKRIWSLFGDRPVVPSAGIVPGYESIKREEGEVCECVPSRVVRCVSELIKYADDPDPLKTKEVITTLGQLLKGLVSSKGEMLWNMDPESWKRTSLVERKKFIETVSLKLILSSDSWAKDWKDKRYTCNDEAMSRESMRTSKKPDKVPITNSWLSDGLWIVKNIFPLVQKWEWGTTSNFLFKIDDTNVPSSMASKEKIHLVDAGLKLNSPYPPVLRTSRKVDLIISLDFSEGDPFEANTHTQCLFLFKPFRRT is encoded by the exons ATGTTGCAACCAAGAGATACTCCTAAG ACTGTGCGTCTGTCTCACTCCATCAATGACGAGGAGGGAAAATACGTGACATTGAGGAAGACTCTGATTAAGAAGTGGCTGAAAGGTCAGGGTTTCAACTGTGAACTG gAGGATGTTCCTAACATAGCGTTGCTGGGgtcaggtggaggagagagggcagcagTGGGCATGCTGGGATCTCTGCATCAGCTGGAACAGGACAACCTGCTGGGCAGCCTCCTCTATATGTGTGGGGTGTCTGGCACCAcctg gtgcatgtCATCCCTGTACAGCGATCCAGCCTTGTCTTTAAGTGAGCGTTGTGATGAAATGATAAAGAAGCTGAGGGGTCCTAAAGTGAACTTGAGCAAAGCTGTGGAGTGGCTGAAATTGAGGAAAGAAGAAAGCCAGGACTTCAACCTCACTGACTTCTGGGGCGCCTTCACTGCCTCCTATTTCATGAAAGAG ATGCACACTCGCTGTCTCTCTGAAGATACTCACATCATCAAACCCTACCCCATCTACAGCGCCATAGAACTAGACTGCCGCAAACAGGATGACACTAAAG GGGTGTGGTTTGAGATGACCCCCTACGAGAGTGGCTTCTCCGGATTGGGCGCTTTCATCCCCACTTCCTGTCTTGGGAGCAAGTTTGAaggtggagcactgagagagaagaggaaggaaatgGACATGGTTCTGCTGCAAG GTATCTGTGGGAGTACCTTTGCAGACAAGCAGATAAACAATGATGAGGTAGTAAAAAGGATCTGGAGCTTGTTTGGAG atcGCCCAGTAGTGCCATCTGCAGGGATTGTTCCAG GGTACGAGAGCAttaagagggaggaaggggaggtgtgtgagtgtgtgccctCCCGAgtggtgaggtgtgtgtctgaGCTGATCAAGTACGCTGATGACCCAGATCCACTGAAGACAAAGGAAGTCATCACCACACTGGGACAGCTACTGaagg GTCTTGTGAGCAGTAAGGGTGAGATGCTGTGGAACATGGACCCTGAGAGCTGGAAGAGAACCAGCCTGGTGGAGAGAAAGAAGTTCATAGAGACAGTCAGTCTGAAGCTCATCCTCTCCTCAGACAGCTGGGCAAAAGACTGGAAGGACAAACGCTACACCTGCAACG ATGAAGCGATGTCCAGGGAGTCGATGAGAACATCGAAAAAGCCAGACAAAGTGCCAATAACAAACTCCTGGCTCTCCGatg GGTTGTGGATTGTGAAGAACATTTTCCCTCTGGTCCAAAAATGGGAATGGGGAACCACGTCCAACTTCCTCTTCAAGATCGACG ATACTAACGTTCCGAGCAGCATGGCGTCCAAAGAGAAGATTCATCTGGTAGACGCTGGGTTAAAGTTGAACTCTCCCTACCCCCCCGTCCTGCGCACATCGAGGAAGGTCGACCTCATCATCTCCTTGGACTTCAGCGAAGGAGACCCCTttgaggcaaacacacacacacaatgtttatTCCTATTCAAGCCTTTCAGAAGAACATGA